The proteins below come from a single Acidobacteriota bacterium genomic window:
- a CDS encoding DUF1232 domain-containing protein codes for MNLVPLGRAVGKALASSWLREVLLCLPRIALLVPKLMVDERVPQRTRLALAALAAYLVSPWDIIADFIPGIGQLDDAVVILLFLDGVLNQVDDAVLLEHWTGEERTLRRLQALAGIVSHWTPERVKAFLFRT; via the coding sequence CGGTGGGAAAGGCGCTGGCCTCTTCGTGGCTGAGGGAGGTGCTCCTCTGCCTGCCCCGCATCGCGCTCCTGGTCCCGAAGCTCATGGTGGACGAACGCGTCCCGCAGAGGACCAGGCTCGCCCTGGCGGCCCTGGCCGCCTACCTGGTCTCCCCCTGGGACATCATCGCCGATTTCATCCCCGGGATCGGCCAGCTCGACGACGCCGTGGTGATCCTTCTCTTCCTCGACGGGGTGCTCAACCAGGTCGACGATGCCGTACTCCTCGAACACTGGACCGGGGAGGAACGGACCCTGCGGCGGTTGCAGGCGCTGGCCGGCATCGTCTCGCACTGGACCCCGGAACGGGTCAAGGCCTTCCTCTTCCGGACCTAG